The following coding sequences lie in one bacterium genomic window:
- a CDS encoding helix-turn-helix domain-containing protein, producing MQKDGIELNADAYKVDQAAKVLDLGEDTIRRYIREGKLEAKKVGKEWYISRPALEKLIGLKK from the coding sequence ATGCAAAAAGACGGGATAGAATTAAATGCAGATGCTTATAAAGTAGATCAAGCTGCGAAGGTTTTAGATCTAGGAGAAGATACAATAAGGCGATATATACGAGAGGGAAAACTTGAAGCTAAGAAAGTAGGGAAAGAGTGGTATATATCGAGGCCTGCTTTGGAAAAACTCATTGGCCTGAAAAAATAA
- a CDS encoding AAA family ATPase, with amino-acid sequence MRTIAFANQKGGVGKTTSTVNLGAGLAENGKKVLLVDLDPQANLTYSLGIKGHELKETIYDVFKNGKDIENIIIKRNNFFVAPTSIDLSGAEIELVSIAGRELLLKDALEGLVGYDYILIDCPPSLGLLTLNGLVAAEEVFIAIQTEYLALQGMSKMLETINVVKRRLNKRLSISGVICTLYDGRKNLHKEVAEKVKEHFKNKVFKTIIRDNISLAESTSYGQTIFEYKDNSYGAEDYMELAREVVKMER; translated from the coding sequence ATGAGAACCATTGCATTTGCTAACCAAAAGGGTGGCGTTGGTAAAACAACATCCACAGTTAATCTTGGGGCGGGCTTGGCTGAAAATGGGAAAAAGGTCCTATTGGTGGATCTGGATCCTCAAGCAAACTTAACTTATTCTCTCGGCATAAAGGGTCATGAACTAAAAGAAACAATTTATGATGTTTTTAAAAACGGGAAGGACATAGAAAATATAATTATTAAAAGGAATAACTTTTTTGTGGCGCCAACAAGTATAGATCTTTCAGGGGCAGAAATAGAGTTGGTAAGCATTGCCGGGAGAGAGCTGCTTTTAAAAGATGCCCTAGAAGGTCTAGTTGGCTATGATTATATCTTGATAGACTGCCCACCATCTTTAGGCTTGCTTACGCTAAATGGGTTGGTTGCAGCAGAGGAGGTTTTTATAGCAATACAGACTGAATATCTAGCGCTCCAGGGTATGAGTAAGATGCTTGAGACGATTAATGTTGTTAAGCGACGGCTTAATAAAAGACTTTCTATCTCTGGTGTAATTTGCACCCTATATGATGGAAGAAAAAATCTTCACAAAGAGGTTGCGGAAAAAGTAAAGGAGCATTTTAAAAATAAGGTGTTTAAAACTATTATTAGGGACAATATATCGCTTGCTGAGTCAACAAGTTATGGTCAAACGATTTTTGAGTATAAAGATAATAGCTATGGAGCTGAGGACTATATGGAATTAGCAAGAGAAGTTGTAAAAATGGAGAGATAA
- a CDS encoding ParB/RepB/Spo0J family partition protein, translating to MAKEKKLRLGRDPLDWVKPTVLEGKKEDELREIPVDKIVFDKNQPRVYGKDAEDLEIKELAESIKSVGLLEPITVCKLPDGNFLVRLGERRAKAYITTGKKKITAIIKGKDESREDVYLKQLIENIQRKNLNIYEVGIAYSKLSKDFNMKQDAIGKRVGKTKSAVNKYINISKLPNEIKEKCECAHISSFRLLDPIATAYNKNPNSVLKYLDSVIKLGKKVEKREDIETGLKKTRKKEEYKRERFMFNNEEVTVNVAIKQNLVNININRKKKEIDGVYLASILKKLSRKYGE from the coding sequence ATGGCTAAAGAAAAGAAACTGAGATTGGGAAGAGATCCGCTGGATTGGGTTAAACCAACTGTGCTTGAGGGCAAAAAAGAAGACGAATTGCGCGAGATACCTGTGGATAAAATTGTTTTTGATAAAAACCAACCTCGTGTTTATGGTAAAGACGCCGAAGATCTCGAGATAAAAGAATTGGCCGAAAGCATAAAATCTGTTGGCCTGCTAGAGCCTATCACTGTGTGCAAGCTTCCAGACGGTAATTTTTTAGTTAGGTTGGGTGAACGCAGAGCGAAGGCCTACATTACAACCGGGAAGAAGAAAATTACGGCAATCATTAAAGGCAAAGATGAGAGCCGCGAAGATGTTTATTTAAAACAGTTAATTGAAAACATTCAAAGAAAAAACCTAAATATCTATGAGGTCGGCATTGCCTATAGTAAGTTAAGTAAAGACTTTAATATGAAGCAGGATGCGATAGGGAAGCGAGTTGGAAAGACGAAGTCAGCAGTTAATAAGTATATTAATATATCTAAATTACCCAATGAAATAAAAGAAAAATGTGAGTGTGCACATATTAGCTCTTTTAGACTTTTGGATCCAATTGCAACAGCATATAATAAAAACCCTAATTCTGTACTAAAATATTTAGATAGTGTTATTAAATTGGGAAAGAAAGTAGAAAAAAGAGAAGATATTGAAACGGGATTAAAAAAAACAAGAAAGAAAGAAGAATATAAAAGAGAGAGATTTATGTTTAACAACGAGGAAGTTACAGTTAATGTTGCTATAAAACAAAACTTAGTTAATATTAATATTAATAGAAAAAAGAAAGAAATAGATGGCGT